A single genomic interval of Chloroherpetonaceae bacterium harbors:
- a CDS encoding PhoH family protein — MLVLGAQDAYLRRIEEQFPDVFIIARGNDITLRGSDFEVKLVEKIFAELLFLVNRNGELHARDVEAVIKLIVAGETAPATAAQEGVDDVIVVTRTDAVRARTPGQRRMVAEAKRNDIVFAIGPAGTGKTYTAVAIAVAALKAKQVQRIVLARPAVEAGESLGFLPGDLQQKIDPYLRPLYDALSDMLTPEKLKENLDKKVIEIVPLAYMRGRTLNNAFIILDEAQNATSLQMKMCLTRLGTNSKAIITGDISQIDLPNKRDSGLAEAPKLLSGIEGISFVYLDKGDVVRHRLVRDIIDAYERGRAQKEQRDSTASETQTANQPEATSP; from the coding sequence ATGTTAGTCCTTGGGGCGCAAGATGCCTACTTGCGCCGAATCGAGGAGCAATTCCCCGATGTGTTTATCATTGCGCGTGGCAACGACATTACCTTGCGTGGCAGCGACTTTGAGGTCAAGCTGGTTGAGAAAATTTTTGCAGAGCTGCTGTTTCTGGTCAATCGCAACGGAGAACTGCACGCCCGTGATGTTGAGGCCGTCATCAAGCTTATTGTGGCAGGAGAGACGGCACCAGCGACTGCCGCACAAGAAGGAGTGGACGATGTGATTGTCGTAACACGCACCGACGCTGTTCGAGCCCGCACGCCCGGGCAGCGTCGAATGGTGGCAGAAGCCAAACGCAACGATATTGTCTTTGCAATCGGCCCAGCTGGCACAGGCAAAACCTACACAGCGGTCGCCATTGCCGTTGCTGCGCTAAAGGCAAAGCAAGTGCAGCGCATTGTGCTAGCACGTCCTGCCGTAGAAGCAGGCGAAAGTCTGGGGTTTTTGCCCGGCGATTTGCAGCAAAAAATTGACCCCTATCTACGCCCACTCTATGATGCGCTAAGCGATATGCTCACACCTGAAAAGCTCAAGGAGAATTTAGACAAAAAGGTCATTGAGATTGTGCCACTAGCGTATATGCGCGGTCGCACACTCAATAATGCCTTCATCATTCTGGATGAAGCGCAGAATGCAACCAGTCTGCAGATGAAAATGTGTCTAACACGCTTGGGCACAAACTCTAAAGCAATTATCACAGGCGATATCTCGCAGATTGATTTGCCAAACAAGCGTGATTCGGGTTTAGCAGAAGCACCTAAGCTACTGAGCGGCATTGAGGGTATTTCGTTTGTCTACTTAGACAAAGGCGATGTGGTGCGTCATCGTTTAGTGCGTGATATCATTGACGCCTACGAACGTGGGCGCGCGCAGAAAGAGCAAAGAGACAGCACTGCATCTGAGACACAAACAGCAAATCAACCTGAGGCAACATCGCCCTGA